A single region of the Geobacillus subterraneus genome encodes:
- a CDS encoding CoA-binding protein yields MSIVNPSREEIGDILRKAKRIAVVGLSNNPERESYMVAKAMKDAGYEIIPVNPMIDEWEGIPAVDKLTDIEGHVDIVDVFRRSEHLPELAREFVQIDADVFWAQLGVVNEEAYRFLKEKGYTVIMDRCIKVEHALTKRV; encoded by the coding sequence ATGTCCATTGTCAATCCAAGTCGGGAAGAGATCGGCGACATTTTGCGGAAGGCGAAGCGGATTGCTGTGGTTGGCCTGTCCAACAACCCGGAACGTGAGTCGTATATGGTAGCGAAGGCGATGAAGGATGCCGGATACGAAATTATTCCCGTCAATCCGATGATTGATGAATGGGAAGGCATTCCGGCGGTCGACAAACTGACCGATATCGAAGGGCATGTTGATATTGTCGATGTGTTTCGCCGTTCCGAACATTTGCCGGAACTCGCCCGCGAGTTTGTTCAAATCGACGCCGACGTGTTTTGGGCGCAACTTGGCGTTGTGAACGAAGAAGCGTATCGCTTTTTAAAAGAAAAAGGCTATACGGTTATTATGGACCGCTGCATCAAAGTGGAACATGCGCTCACGAAGCGCGTATAA
- the parE gene encoding DNA topoisomerase IV subunit B — MAKRSVYEYNEEAIQVLEGLEAVRKRPGMYIGSTDSRGLHHLVYEIVDNSVDEALAGYGNYILVQIHKDHSVTVLDEGRGMPVGMHKLGKPTPEVILTVLHAGGKFGQGGYKTSGGLHGVGASVVNALSEWLVVTIHRDGFIYRQRFENGGKPVTTLEKIGTTNKTGTIIQFKPDPAIFSTTVFDYETLSERLRESAFLLKGLKIELVDERTGMCEVFHYENGIEAFVAYLNEEKDVLHPVAYFAGEQNGIEVEFAFQFHDGYSENVLSFVNNVRTKDGGTHEAGAKTAMTRVFNEYARRVGLLKEKDKNLEGADIREGLSAIVSVRIPEHLLQFEGQTKGKLGTSEARSAVDAVVSEQLTYFLQENPDVSAMLIKKAIRAYQAREAARKAREEARSGKKRKGKEALLSGKLTPAQGRNPQKNELYLVEGDSAGGSAKQGRDRRFQAVLPLRGKVINTEKAKLGDILKNEEINTIIHAIGGGVGADFSLEDIHYDKVIIMTDADTDGAHIQVLLLTFFYRYMRPLIEAGKVYIALPPLYKISKRSGKKETVEYAWTDEQLREITKKMGRGYTIQRYKGLGEMNADQLWETTMNPQTRTLIRVRIEDAARAERRVTTLMGDKVEPRRKWIETHVAFGLEEEPGWIG; from the coding sequence GTGGCAAAGCGATCGGTATATGAATATAACGAAGAGGCGATTCAAGTATTAGAAGGGCTTGAAGCGGTGAGAAAGCGGCCGGGGATGTACATCGGCAGCACTGACAGCCGCGGCTTGCACCATCTCGTCTATGAAATTGTCGACAATTCGGTTGACGAGGCATTAGCTGGATACGGAAACTACATTCTTGTCCAAATACATAAAGATCACAGCGTCACCGTTTTGGATGAAGGGCGCGGCATGCCGGTTGGGATGCATAAGCTCGGCAAGCCGACGCCGGAAGTGATTTTGACCGTGCTGCATGCCGGCGGCAAGTTCGGTCAAGGCGGGTATAAAACGAGCGGCGGTTTGCACGGGGTCGGGGCGTCGGTCGTCAACGCCTTGTCTGAATGGCTTGTTGTCACCATTCACCGCGACGGCTTCATCTATCGGCAGCGGTTTGAGAACGGCGGCAAGCCGGTGACGACGCTTGAAAAAATCGGGACGACAAACAAAACCGGGACGATCATTCAATTCAAGCCTGACCCGGCGATTTTCAGCACGACGGTGTTTGATTACGAAACGTTGAGCGAGCGGCTGCGCGAATCAGCGTTTTTGTTAAAAGGGCTGAAAATCGAACTTGTTGATGAGCGGACCGGGATGTGTGAAGTGTTTCATTACGAAAATGGAATTGAAGCGTTTGTCGCCTATTTGAATGAAGAAAAAGACGTGCTCCATCCGGTCGCCTATTTTGCCGGCGAGCAAAACGGCATTGAAGTCGAGTTTGCCTTCCAATTTCATGACGGCTACTCGGAAAATGTCTTGTCGTTTGTCAACAACGTGCGCACGAAAGACGGGGGCACGCACGAAGCCGGGGCGAAAACAGCGATGACGCGTGTCTTTAACGAATACGCCCGCCGCGTCGGCTTATTGAAGGAAAAGGATAAAAACCTTGAGGGGGCCGATATTCGCGAAGGGCTGTCAGCCATCGTTTCGGTGCGCATTCCGGAGCATTTATTGCAGTTTGAAGGGCAGACGAAAGGCAAGCTTGGAACGAGCGAGGCGCGTTCAGCCGTCGATGCGGTCGTGTCTGAACAGCTGACCTACTTTTTGCAGGAAAACCCGGATGTGAGCGCGATGCTCATTAAAAAAGCGATCCGGGCGTACCAAGCGCGCGAGGCGGCTCGCAAAGCACGCGAAGAGGCGCGAAGCGGCAAAAAGCGGAAAGGGAAAGAGGCGCTGTTAAGCGGCAAGCTGACGCCGGCGCAAGGGCGCAATCCGCAAAAAAACGAACTGTATTTGGTCGAAGGCGACTCGGCGGGCGGTTCGGCGAAGCAAGGGCGCGACCGCCGCTTCCAGGCGGTGCTGCCATTGCGCGGGAAAGTCATTAACACCGAGAAGGCAAAGCTTGGCGACATTTTGAAAAACGAGGAAATCAATACGATCATCCACGCCATTGGCGGTGGTGTCGGCGCCGATTTTTCGCTTGAGGACATTCACTACGACAAAGTGATCATTATGACGGACGCTGACACGGACGGCGCCCATATTCAAGTGCTGCTGCTGACGTTTTTTTACCGTTACATGCGCCCACTCATCGAGGCGGGGAAAGTGTACATCGCCTTGCCGCCGCTTTATAAAATCAGCAAACGAAGCGGCAAAAAGGAAACGGTTGAGTACGCGTGGACGGATGAACAGCTTCGGGAGATCACGAAAAAAATGGGCCGCGGCTACACGATTCAGCGCTACAAAGGGTTAGGGGAAATGAACGCCGACCAGCTGTGGGAAACGACGATGAACCCACAGACGCGCACGTTAATCCGCGTGCGCATCGAAGACGCCGCCCGCGCCGAGCGGCGGGTGACGACGCTCATGGGCGATAAAGTCGAGCCGCGCCGCAAATGGATTGAAACGCACGTCGCCTTTGGGCTTGAGGAGGAGCCAGGCTGGATCGGCTGA
- the parC gene encoding DNA topoisomerase IV subunit A, producing MAERLLELPLEDVLGDRFGRYSKYIIQDRALPDARDGLKPVQRRILYAMYVDGNTADKPFRKAAKTVGNVIGNFHPHGDSSVYEAMVRMSQDWKLRNVLIEMHGNNGSLDGDPPAAMRYTEARLSAIAAELLRDIDKETVAFVPNFDDTTDEPTVLPAMFPNLLVNGSTGISAGYATDIPPHALGEVIDAVLLRVDRPDCTVDDLMTVLPGPDFPTGGIIQGKDGIRKAYETGRGKIIIRAKAAIEQAKGGKRHIVITELPYEVNKANLVKKIDELRLDKKLDGIADVRDETDRNGLSIVIELKKDADAEAILNYLYKNTDLQVPYSFNMVAIHERRPKLMSLPELLDAYIAHRKDVVTNRSHFELKKANERKHIVDGLIKALSILDEVIATIRASSDKRDAKDRLIANYGFTEAQAEAIVTLQLYRLTNTDIAALRQEAEGLDKTIAELTAILADEKKLLAVIKKELKAMKKQYADERRTVIEEEIEELKVNVEALIPAEDVIVTVTKEGYVKRTSYRSYSASNGQDIGMKETDRLLAQLEMNTTDVLLLFTRRGYYLYCPVHTLPDIRWKDVGQHISSLIPLERDDELVAAVPVSSFETNEQLVFVTRHGMVKRTELSQYQVQRYTRPLVAVNLKDDDGVIAVYATDGRGLVWLATHDGYALLFAEEEMSLVGVRAAGVKGIQLKEGDFVAAACPIRPEDNGSLVVVTQRGAVKKMAVSEFEPTSRAKRGAMIVREVKSNPHRIVGAVKASDGEERIGLRTEKGVTETVDAASLRPTDRYGTGSFLIDTDEAGAVVDVWKEPAKLFGKGEEE from the coding sequence ATGGCAGAACGATTGTTGGAATTGCCTTTAGAAGATGTGCTTGGCGACCGCTTTGGCCGCTACAGCAAATACATTATCCAAGACCGGGCGCTGCCTGATGCGCGCGACGGGTTAAAGCCGGTGCAGCGCCGCATTTTATATGCCATGTATGTCGATGGCAATACGGCCGATAAGCCGTTTCGCAAAGCGGCGAAAACGGTCGGAAACGTGATCGGCAACTTCCATCCGCACGGCGATTCGTCCGTGTATGAGGCGATGGTGCGAATGAGCCAGGATTGGAAGCTGCGCAACGTGCTCATTGAAATGCACGGCAACAACGGGAGCTTGGATGGCGACCCGCCGGCGGCGATGCGCTACACGGAAGCGCGTCTGTCGGCCATCGCCGCTGAGCTGCTTCGCGACATTGACAAGGAGACGGTCGCCTTTGTGCCGAACTTTGATGATACGACGGATGAACCGACTGTCCTGCCGGCGATGTTTCCGAACTTGCTCGTCAACGGTTCGACCGGCATCTCAGCCGGCTATGCGACGGACATTCCGCCGCATGCGCTCGGCGAGGTGATCGATGCCGTCCTGCTTCGGGTTGATCGGCCGGATTGCACCGTGGACGATCTAATGACTGTTCTTCCCGGCCCCGATTTTCCGACGGGGGGCATCATCCAAGGGAAAGACGGCATTCGCAAAGCATACGAGACCGGGCGCGGGAAAATCATCATCCGCGCCAAGGCGGCGATCGAGCAGGCAAAAGGCGGCAAAAGGCATATTGTGATTACCGAGTTGCCTTACGAGGTGAACAAAGCGAACTTAGTGAAAAAGATCGATGAGCTGCGCCTGGACAAAAAGCTCGACGGCATCGCCGACGTCCGCGACGAAACGGACCGGAACGGGCTGTCGATCGTGATTGAACTGAAAAAAGATGCCGATGCTGAAGCGATTCTCAACTATTTATACAAAAACACCGACTTGCAAGTGCCATACAGCTTCAATATGGTGGCGATTCACGAGCGCCGGCCGAAGCTGATGAGCTTGCCGGAACTGCTTGATGCGTACATCGCCCACCGGAAGGACGTTGTTACGAACCGTTCGCATTTTGAACTGAAAAAAGCGAATGAGCGGAAACATATCGTGGACGGCTTAATTAAGGCGCTTTCCATTTTAGACGAGGTAATTGCGACGATTCGCGCCTCAAGCGACAAGCGGGACGCCAAAGACCGGCTGATCGCCAACTACGGATTTACCGAGGCGCAGGCGGAGGCGATCGTGACGCTTCAGTTGTACCGGCTGACGAATACGGACATTGCCGCACTCCGGCAAGAGGCGGAAGGGCTCGACAAAACGATCGCCGAGCTGACCGCGATTCTCGCTGACGAGAAAAAGCTTCTTGCGGTTATTAAAAAAGAGTTAAAGGCGATGAAAAAACAATACGCCGACGAACGGAGAACGGTGATTGAAGAAGAAATTGAGGAGCTGAAAGTCAACGTCGAAGCGCTCATTCCGGCGGAAGACGTCATCGTGACGGTGACGAAAGAAGGATATGTGAAACGGACGAGCTACCGTTCCTACAGTGCGTCCAACGGCCAGGACATCGGGATGAAAGAGACCGACCGTCTGCTCGCCCAGTTGGAGATGAATACAACTGATGTGCTTTTGTTGTTCACCCGGCGCGGCTATTATTTGTATTGCCCGGTGCACACGCTGCCGGACATTCGCTGGAAAGACGTTGGCCAGCATATTTCGAGCCTCATTCCGCTCGAGCGCGATGATGAACTTGTTGCGGCCGTTCCGGTTTCCTCTTTTGAAACGAATGAGCAGCTTGTCTTTGTGACAAGGCATGGCATGGTGAAGCGAACGGAGCTTTCCCAATACCAAGTGCAGCGCTATACACGCCCGCTTGTGGCGGTCAATCTGAAAGACGATGATGGTGTGATTGCCGTCTATGCGACTGACGGCCGGGGCCTCGTTTGGCTGGCGACGCATGATGGCTATGCGCTCTTGTTTGCCGAAGAGGAGATGAGCTTAGTCGGTGTGCGTGCCGCCGGGGTGAAAGGCATTCAACTCAAAGAAGGTGATTTTGTCGCCGCCGCCTGCCCGATTCGTCCCGAAGATAACGGTTCTCTCGTTGTTGTGACGCAGCGCGGTGCCGTGAAAAAAATGGCTGTTAGCGAGTTCGAGCCGACGTCGCGCGCCAAGCGCGGAGCGATGATCGTGCGCGAAGTGAAATCCAACCCGCACCGCATCGTCGGGGCAGTCAAGGCTAGTGACGGTGAAGAAAGGATTGGGCTGCGGACGGAAAAAGGGGTCACCGAGACGGTCGATGCAGCTTCGCTCCGACCGACCGACCGTTATGGTACCGGTTCCTTCCTCATTGACACCGACGAAGCCGGGGCGGTGGTCGACGTTTGGAAAGAGCCGGCGAAGTTGTTCGGAAAAGGGGAAGAAGAATGA
- a CDS encoding PilZ domain-containing protein has protein sequence MRFKRQEPFRYQLGQPLSAELIASDGQHSVLIHDISPHGMKLEAKKRLPFSREGSEVEVSFAVGGGSLTVGGRLVWERPFARIYYYGIRLHVTKQEEERLIEAIKQHAAESRRMQ, from the coding sequence ATGAGGTTTAAACGTCAAGAACCGTTTCGCTATCAGTTAGGACAACCGCTGTCAGCTGAACTGATCGCCTCCGATGGCCAACATAGCGTGTTGATTCATGACATCAGTCCGCATGGCATGAAGTTGGAAGCGAAAAAACGTCTTCCGTTTTCTCGAGAAGGTTCCGAAGTGGAAGTGTCGTTTGCGGTAGGCGGGGGTTCCTTGACAGTTGGCGGCCGGCTTGTGTGGGAACGGCCGTTTGCCCGCATCTATTATTACGGTATCCGCCTCCATGTAACCAAGCAAGAAGAAGAGCGGTTGATCGAGGCCATCAAACAGCATGCGGCCGAGAGCCGGCGGATGCAATGA
- a CDS encoding MerR family transcriptional regulator, whose protein sequence is MKTYTLREAAKKIGVTSRDLKQWEKQFAEWITIPRTSQGARIYTEELINQFRHIQTLLASGRRPHEIAAELKQANEPSAPPEAAVMEGEIIDVPRLLRHGAPYIAEQLAARMRDDIVTALKQETVAVVRQAMDEVKGKLDDIGEQTAAAAETVHRSLRDYKEAWQQKTEQLHEHLETVVAFCHEEKARQEEERKQLEQRILEREKAFRELVLSFRQTATSAVAARTRANKWWKFW, encoded by the coding sequence ATGAAAACATATACGCTCCGCGAAGCAGCGAAAAAAATCGGGGTCACGTCCCGCGACTTGAAACAATGGGAAAAACAATTTGCTGAATGGATTACCATCCCGCGCACCTCCCAAGGAGCGCGCATTTACACTGAAGAGCTTATCAACCAGTTCCGCCATATCCAGACGCTGCTCGCTAGCGGCCGCCGTCCGCACGAGATCGCCGCGGAATTGAAACAGGCGAACGAGCCGTCCGCTCCCCCGGAAGCGGCGGTCATGGAAGGAGAAATTATCGATGTTCCCCGCTTGCTGCGCCATGGCGCCCCATACATAGCCGAGCAGCTGGCTGCCCGCATGAGAGACGACATCGTCACCGCCTTAAAGCAGGAAACAGTTGCTGTCGTGCGGCAAGCGATGGATGAAGTCAAAGGGAAGCTTGACGATATCGGGGAGCAAACGGCGGCCGCCGCCGAGACCGTACACCGCTCACTTCGCGATTATAAAGAAGCTTGGCAGCAAAAAACCGAACAGCTGCATGAACATTTGGAAACGGTCGTCGCGTTTTGCCACGAGGAAAAGGCAAGGCAGGAAGAAGAACGAAAGCAGCTCGAACAGCGCATTTTAGAGCGGGAGAAAGCGTTCCGCGAACTCGTCCTTTCCTTCCGCCAAACAGCGACAAGCGCCGTCGCCGCCCGCACCCGGGCGAACAAATGGTGGAAGTTTTGGTGA
- the treP gene encoding PTS system trehalose-specific EIIBC component — MGAYAQAAAQIVEAVGGKENIVAATHCVTRLRFALKDEGKVDKDALERIDVVKGSFSANGQFQVVIGQGLVDKVYNELVELTGIGRATKQEIKDAAEAKLNPLQRAIKTLADIFIPILPAIVTAGLLMGINNVLTGPGIFYEGKSFVDVHQEWADLANMINLIANTAFVFLPGLIGWSAVTKFGGSPLLGIILGLMLVHPDLLNAWGWGAAKQEGEIPVWHLFGLDVQKVGYQGQVLPVLVASYVLAKIELFLRKRIPDAFQLLLVAPLALLVTGFLAFIAIGPITFTIGNAITNVFVGIFDNVPAIGGLLYGALYAPLVVTGMHHTFLPVDLQLIASTGGTFLWPILVMSNIAQGSAALAMMFVAKDEKLRGLSFTSAVSAYLGITEPAMFGVNLRFRFPFIAAMTGAAIAGMFITINKVIAPSIGVGGLPGFLSIVPQKWIPFFIGMAIAIVVPFVLTFVFGKVRKAAR; from the coding sequence ATGGGGGCATATGCACAAGCAGCTGCACAAATCGTTGAGGCCGTCGGCGGCAAAGAGAACATCGTCGCCGCTACGCATTGTGTGACACGGCTTCGGTTTGCGCTCAAAGATGAAGGAAAAGTTGATAAAGATGCGCTTGAACGCATCGATGTCGTGAAAGGGTCGTTTTCGGCCAACGGCCAGTTTCAAGTCGTCATCGGCCAAGGGCTCGTGGATAAAGTGTATAACGAGCTTGTCGAGCTGACCGGCATCGGCCGGGCGACAAAGCAGGAAATTAAGGATGCGGCGGAAGCGAAGCTCAACCCGCTGCAGCGCGCCATTAAGACGCTCGCTGACATTTTTATCCCGATTTTGCCGGCGATCGTCACAGCCGGTTTGTTAATGGGGATCAACAACGTTTTGACCGGTCCAGGCATTTTTTATGAAGGAAAATCGTTTGTCGACGTGCATCAAGAATGGGCCGATCTGGCGAACATGATCAACTTGATCGCCAATACGGCGTTCGTCTTCCTGCCTGGTTTGATCGGCTGGTCGGCAGTGACAAAATTCGGCGGCAGCCCGCTGTTGGGAATTATCCTTGGCTTGATGCTCGTTCACCCGGATTTGCTGAACGCCTGGGGCTGGGGCGCGGCGAAACAAGAGGGGGAAATCCCGGTTTGGCATTTATTCGGGCTTGATGTGCAAAAAGTCGGCTATCAAGGACAAGTGTTGCCTGTGTTAGTGGCTTCGTACGTATTGGCGAAGATCGAGCTGTTTTTGCGCAAGCGCATCCCGGATGCGTTCCAACTGCTGCTTGTCGCGCCGCTTGCTCTGCTTGTTACAGGTTTCTTGGCGTTTATCGCCATCGGGCCGATCACGTTTACGATCGGGAACGCGATTACGAACGTGTTTGTCGGGATTTTTGACAACGTTCCGGCCATTGGCGGCTTGCTGTATGGGGCGCTGTATGCGCCGCTTGTCGTCACCGGGATGCACCATACGTTCTTGCCGGTTGACTTGCAGCTGATCGCCAGCACAGGCGGTACGTTCCTATGGCCGATTTTGGTCATGTCGAACATCGCCCAAGGCTCTGCGGCATTAGCGATGATGTTCGTCGCCAAAGACGAAAAGCTGCGCGGATTGTCGTTCACGTCAGCTGTTTCAGCGTATCTCGGCATAACCGAGCCGGCGATGTTCGGGGTTAACTTGCGTTTCCGCTTCCCGTTTATTGCCGCGATGACAGGGGCCGCGATCGCCGGCATGTTCATCACGATCAATAAGGTGATTGCTCCGTCAATTGGTGTTGGCGGTCTGCCGGGCTTCTTGTCGATTGTGCCGCAAAAATGGATCCCGTTCTTTATCGGGATGGCGATTGCTATTGTGGTGCCGTTTGTGCTGACGTTTGTTTTCGGCAAAGTGCGCAAAGCAGCACGCTAA
- the treC gene encoding alpha,alpha-phosphotrehalase produces MSTTPWWKKAVVYQIYPKSFRDTNGDGIGDLPGIIEKLDYLKELGVDVIWLTPIYASPQRDNGYDISDYFAIHHAYGTMGDFDRLLKEVHARGMKLVMDMVVNHTSTDHEWFKQASASKTNPYRHFYIWRDPKPDGSAPNNWQSKFGGSAWQYDEQTGQYYLHLFDVTQADLNWENEELRRRIYDMMHFWLKKGVDGFRLDVINLLSKDQRFPDDDGSIPPGDGRRFYTDGPRIHEFLQEMNREVFSKYDVMTVGEMSSTTIDHCIRYTNPENRELNMTFNFHHLKVDYPNGEKWAVAPFDFLALKRILSEWQVRMHEGGGWNALFWCNHDQPRVVSRYGDDGTYWKESAKMLATTIHLMQGTPYIYQGEEIGMTDPKFTDIRDYRDVESLNMYRILQEQGKSEQEVLEILQRKSRDNSRTPMQWDDSPHAGFTSGTPWIRVADNYRRINVKQALADRDSIFYHYKRLIELRKQYDIITTGRYELLLADDPHLFAYMRHGDGEKLLVVNNFYPVETTFALPEEAGANDYTGELLLANYPDAPADFRRMVLRPYESVVYLLRRP; encoded by the coding sequence GTGTCAACAACACCATGGTGGAAAAAGGCGGTTGTCTATCAAATTTATCCGAAGAGCTTCCGCGATACGAATGGGGACGGCATCGGCGACTTGCCGGGCATCATCGAAAAGCTTGATTATTTGAAAGAACTAGGCGTCGATGTCATTTGGCTGACGCCCATTTACGCTTCGCCCCAGCGCGACAACGGCTATGACATTAGCGATTATTTCGCCATTCATCACGCATACGGAACGATGGGCGATTTTGACCGTTTGCTTAAGGAAGTGCATGCGCGCGGCATGAAGCTTGTCATGGATATGGTCGTCAACCATACGTCAACCGACCATGAATGGTTTAAGCAGGCGAGCGCATCGAAAACGAATCCGTATCGCCATTTTTACATTTGGCGCGACCCGAAGCCGGACGGCAGCGCGCCGAACAACTGGCAGTCGAAATTCGGCGGCTCAGCGTGGCAATACGATGAACAAACCGGGCAATATTATTTGCATTTGTTCGATGTGACGCAAGCCGATTTGAACTGGGAAAACGAAGAACTACGCCGCCGCATTTATGACATGATGCATTTTTGGCTGAAAAAAGGGGTGGACGGCTTTCGGTTGGATGTTATCAACTTGCTGTCCAAAGACCAGCGTTTTCCAGACGATGACGGCTCGATTCCGCCGGGGGACGGACGCCGCTTTTATACGGACGGCCCGCGCATTCACGAATTTTTGCAAGAGATGAATCGGGAAGTGTTTTCTAAATATGACGTCATGACGGTCGGGGAAATGTCGTCAACGACGATCGATCATTGCATTCGTTACACGAACCCGGAAAATCGCGAGCTGAACATGACGTTTAATTTCCATCACTTGAAAGTCGATTACCCGAACGGGGAAAAATGGGCGGTCGCTCCATTTGATTTTCTCGCGTTAAAACGCATTTTGTCGGAATGGCAAGTACGGATGCACGAAGGAGGGGGATGGAATGCGCTCTTTTGGTGCAACCACGACCAACCACGCGTCGTGTCGCGCTATGGCGATGACGGGACGTATTGGAAAGAGTCAGCGAAAATGCTGGCGACGACGATTCATCTCATGCAAGGAACGCCATACATTTACCAAGGCGAAGAAATCGGGATGACCGATCCGAAATTCACCGATATTCGTGACTACCGCGACGTGGAGTCGCTTAACATGTACCGGATCTTGCAAGAACAAGGCAAAAGCGAGCAGGAAGTGCTCGAGATTTTGCAGCGGAAGTCGCGCGACAATTCGCGCACACCGATGCAATGGGACGACAGCCCGCACGCCGGTTTTACATCCGGCACACCGTGGATTCGCGTCGCCGACAACTACCGGCGCATCAACGTGAAACAGGCGCTTGCCGACCGTGATTCCATTTTTTATCACTATAAGCGGCTGATTGAGCTGCGCAAGCAGTATGACATTATTACGACCGGCCGCTACGAGCTGCTCCTTGCCGACGATCCGCATCTTTTCGCCTATATGCGCCACGGCGATGGGGAGAAGCTGCTTGTCGTCAACAACTTTTATCCGGTGGAGACAACGTTTGCGCTGCCGGAAGAAGCAGGAGCGAATGACTATACGGGCGAATTGCTGCTCGCCAATTACCCGGATGCACCGGCTGATTTCCGCCGCATGGTGCTGCGCCCGTATGAATCGGTCGTTTATCTTCTCCGCCGTCCATGA
- the treR gene encoding trehalose operon repressor: MHENKYLAIYHDLVSRIRRGEWKAYDKLPSENELAVRYKTSRETIRKALNLLSEHGYIQKMKGKGSIVLDVGKYDFPVSGLVSFKELAQTMKQPVRTIVHELAVIKPDGELRQQLRASSKDEVWKVVRVREIGGERIILDKDFFLKKHVPLLTEEICEDSIYEYLETKLHLPISFAKKEMSVDEATEEDRRYLDLNGDDRVVVVKNYVYLSDATLFQYTESRHRLDKFRFVDFARRK, encoded by the coding sequence ATGCATGAAAACAAATATTTAGCCATTTATCACGATCTCGTTTCCCGCATCCGCCGCGGGGAATGGAAGGCGTATGACAAGCTGCCGTCGGAAAACGAGCTGGCTGTCCGGTATAAGACATCGCGCGAGACGATTCGCAAAGCGCTCAATTTATTGTCCGAGCACGGATATATCCAAAAAATGAAAGGAAAAGGATCGATCGTGCTCGATGTCGGCAAATACGACTTTCCGGTCTCCGGATTGGTCAGCTTTAAGGAGCTGGCGCAAACGATGAAGCAGCCGGTGCGGACGATCGTCCATGAACTGGCGGTCATTAAACCGGATGGCGAGCTCAGGCAGCAGCTGCGCGCCTCAAGCAAGGACGAGGTGTGGAAGGTCGTGCGCGTCCGCGAAATCGGCGGGGAGCGGATCATTTTGGATAAAGACTTTTTCTTAAAAAAGCATGTGCCGCTGTTGACGGAAGAGATTTGCGAAGACTCGATTTATGAATACTTGGAAACAAAGCTGCATTTGCCGATCAGCTTTGCGAAAAAAGAAATGTCGGTCGACGAGGCGACGGAGGAAGACCGCCGCTATTTGGATCTCAATGGCGATGACCGTGTCGTCGTCGTCAAAAACTATGTCTATTTAAGCGACGCCACCTTGTTTCAATATACAGAATCGCGACACCGGCTTGACAAGTTTCGGTTTGTCGATTTCGCGCGCCGGAAATGA